In Phyllopteryx taeniolatus isolate TA_2022b chromosome 1, UOR_Ptae_1.2, whole genome shotgun sequence, the following proteins share a genomic window:
- the slc13a3 gene encoding solute carrier family 13 member 3 isoform X3 produces MNNPPHIKYSGLVLASSIEEWGLHRRIALKVLTIAGVKPAWLILGMMTTSSFLSMWLSNTATTAMMLPIADAILESLFGDLESLKEKCKSTEDGDSEVINGQPTQMHSLPSVASEKQILSLEGMGAAEHADLRTAKEIRSESEDQMRLWKGFLVCIPYAASIGGTATLTGTAPNLILIGQLRNNFPECDVINFGSWFAFAFPLMLIFLLLGWIWIAFLHGGLNTRSCFKKCEQRTEEEAEAQALIEEDYRKLGPLNFAEGAISFFFVLYAVLLFTRDPKFVTGWSVFFKKGYVSDAVTGVIIVSILFFFPSQKPSLSWWADPKASNSPYVPLLSWKKAQEAVPWNIILLLGGGFAMAQACEDSGLASWIGGHLQPLSKVPPAAAMMLITAFVACFTEFASNTATIIIFLPVIAELASHVSVNPLYFMIPATVGSSYAFMLPVSTPPNSIAFASGHLMVKDMVKTGFVMNILGLLSVTLAINTWGLAMFNLDTYPDWARPLNRSASHASNSTL; encoded by the exons ATGAACAACCCTCCACATatcaaatacag CGGCCTGGTGTTGGCGTCGTCCATTGAGGAGTGGGGCCTCCATCGCAGAATAGCATTGAAGGTCCTCACCATCGCCGGCGTCAAACCAGCCTG GCTCATATTGGGCATGATGACGACCTCGTCCTTCCTGTCCATGTGGCTCAGCAACACGGCCACGACAGCCATGATGCTCCCCATCGCCGACGCCATCCTGGAGAGTCTCTTCGGTGATCTGGAGAGCCTCAAAGAAAAATGCAAGTCAACTGAGGACGGTGACAGCGAAGTCATCAATG GTCAGCCTACTCAGATGCATTCGCTGCCTTCGGTGGCCTCAGAGAAACAAATATTATCACTTGAGGG GATGGGCGCAGCAGAACACGCTGACCTGAGGACAGCCAAGGAGATCCGATCCGAGTCGGAGGATCAGATGAGATTGTGGAAAGGGTTCCTTGTCTGTATTCCTTACGCGGCCAGCATTGGAGGAACCGCCACACTGACCGGAACCGCACCAAACCTTATCCTCATTGGACAGCTCAGAAA caatTTCCCGGAGTGTGATGTGATCAATTTTGGCTCTTGGTTTGCATTTGCGTTCCCGCTCATGCTCATCTTCCTTCTTTTGGGATGGATATGGATCGCGTTCCTCCACGGAGGGTTGAACACACG CTCGTGCTTCAAGAAATGTGAGCAAAGAACAGAGGAAGAGGCCGAAGCTCAGGCTCTCATTGAAGAGGATTACAGAAAACTTGGGCCCTTAAA TTTTGCAGAGGGAGCCAtctctttcttctttgtattgtatGCAGTTCTCTTGTTCACAAGGGATCCGAAATTTGTCACAGGCTGGTCTGTGTTTTTCAAGAAGGG TTACGTGTCAGACGCAGTCACCGGTGTGATCATTGTGTCCatattatttttcttccccTCACAGAAACCTTCTCTTAGCTGGTGGGCGGACCCTAAAG CTTCAAATTCTCCGTACGTGCCTCTGCTATCATGGAAGAAAGCCCAGGAGGCGGTCCCTTGGAATATCATTTTGTTGCTCGGAGGCGGCTTTGCCATGGCTCAAGCTTGCGAG GATTCTGGCCTCGCCTCCTGGATCGGAGGCCACCTACAGCCTTTGTCCAAGGTCCCGCCTGCTGCGGCCATGATGTTGATCACAGCCTTTGTGGCCTGTTTCACAGAGTTCGCCAGCAACACCGCCACCATTATCATATTTTTACCAGTTATTGCTGAACTG GCGTCTCATGTGTCCGTGAATCCTTTGTACTTCATGATCCCCGCAACAGTTGGGAGTTCGTACGCTTTTATGCTGCCCGTGTCGACGCCACCAAACTCTATCGCCTTTGCATCCGGTCACCTCATGGTCAAAGACATG GTCAAAACTGGCTTTGTCATGAACATCCTGGGTCTGCTCTCAGTCACTCTAGCCATTAACACATGGGGCCTAGCCATGTTTAACCTGGACACGTACCCCGACTGGGCTCGCCCTCTCAATCGGTCTGCTTCCCACGCATCAAACTCTACTCTTTGA
- the slc13a3 gene encoding solute carrier family 13 member 3 isoform X1 has product MVNLLWQVAEALKYRLLASSPPLGSKLQRVEMKLSVVSKKLWCVHKVLVLLITPLLFSPLLVTLPEKEGRCLYVVVLMATFWCTEALPLAVTAMLPICLFPTLGIIPSQRLCPQYFLETNFLFLSGLVLASSIEEWGLHRRIALKVLTIAGVKPAWLILGMMTTSSFLSMWLSNTATTAMMLPIADAILESLFGDLESLKEKCKSTEDGDSEVINGQPTQMHSLPSVASEKQILSLEGMGAAEHADLRTAKEIRSESEDQMRLWKGFLVCIPYAASIGGTATLTGTAPNLILIGQLRNNFPECDVINFGSWFAFAFPLMLIFLLLGWIWIAFLHGGLNTRSCFKKCEQRTEEEAEAQALIEEDYRKLGPLNFAEGAISFFFVLYAVLLFTRDPKFVTGWSVFFKKGYVSDAVTGVIIVSILFFFPSQKPSLSWWADPKASNSPYVPLLSWKKAQEAVPWNIILLLGGGFAMAQACEDSGLASWIGGHLQPLSKVPPAAAMMLITAFVACFTEFASNTATIIIFLPVIAELASHVSVNPLYFMIPATVGSSYAFMLPVSTPPNSIAFASGHLMVKDMVKTGFVMNILGLLSVTLAINTWGLAMFNLDTYPDWARPLNRSASHASNSTL; this is encoded by the exons ATGGTTAATCTTCTCTGGCAAGTCGCGGAGGCTTTAAAGTACCGCCTCCTCGCTTCCTCTCCGCCACTCGGGAGCAAACTTCAACGTGTGGAGATGAAATTGTCTGTCGTGTCCAAGAAGTTGTGGTGTGTTCACAAAGTGTTGGTGCTCCTGATCACGCCGCTGCTTTTTTCGCCTTTACTCGTGACCTTGCCGGAAAAG GAGGGAAGATGTCTTTACGTGGTGGTGCTCATGGCCACGTTTTGGTGCACAGAGGCCCTCCCTCTGGCCGTCACCGCAATGCTCCCCATCTGCCTTTTCCCAACGCTGGGGATCATTCCATCCCAAAGACTCTGTCCTCAGTACTTTCTGGAAACCAACTTTCTCTTCTTAAGCGGCCTGGTGTTGGCGTCGTCCATTGAGGAGTGGGGCCTCCATCGCAGAATAGCATTGAAGGTCCTCACCATCGCCGGCGTCAAACCAGCCTG GCTCATATTGGGCATGATGACGACCTCGTCCTTCCTGTCCATGTGGCTCAGCAACACGGCCACGACAGCCATGATGCTCCCCATCGCCGACGCCATCCTGGAGAGTCTCTTCGGTGATCTGGAGAGCCTCAAAGAAAAATGCAAGTCAACTGAGGACGGTGACAGCGAAGTCATCAATG GTCAGCCTACTCAGATGCATTCGCTGCCTTCGGTGGCCTCAGAGAAACAAATATTATCACTTGAGGG GATGGGCGCAGCAGAACACGCTGACCTGAGGACAGCCAAGGAGATCCGATCCGAGTCGGAGGATCAGATGAGATTGTGGAAAGGGTTCCTTGTCTGTATTCCTTACGCGGCCAGCATTGGAGGAACCGCCACACTGACCGGAACCGCACCAAACCTTATCCTCATTGGACAGCTCAGAAA caatTTCCCGGAGTGTGATGTGATCAATTTTGGCTCTTGGTTTGCATTTGCGTTCCCGCTCATGCTCATCTTCCTTCTTTTGGGATGGATATGGATCGCGTTCCTCCACGGAGGGTTGAACACACG CTCGTGCTTCAAGAAATGTGAGCAAAGAACAGAGGAAGAGGCCGAAGCTCAGGCTCTCATTGAAGAGGATTACAGAAAACTTGGGCCCTTAAA TTTTGCAGAGGGAGCCAtctctttcttctttgtattgtatGCAGTTCTCTTGTTCACAAGGGATCCGAAATTTGTCACAGGCTGGTCTGTGTTTTTCAAGAAGGG TTACGTGTCAGACGCAGTCACCGGTGTGATCATTGTGTCCatattatttttcttccccTCACAGAAACCTTCTCTTAGCTGGTGGGCGGACCCTAAAG CTTCAAATTCTCCGTACGTGCCTCTGCTATCATGGAAGAAAGCCCAGGAGGCGGTCCCTTGGAATATCATTTTGTTGCTCGGAGGCGGCTTTGCCATGGCTCAAGCTTGCGAG GATTCTGGCCTCGCCTCCTGGATCGGAGGCCACCTACAGCCTTTGTCCAAGGTCCCGCCTGCTGCGGCCATGATGTTGATCACAGCCTTTGTGGCCTGTTTCACAGAGTTCGCCAGCAACACCGCCACCATTATCATATTTTTACCAGTTATTGCTGAACTG GCGTCTCATGTGTCCGTGAATCCTTTGTACTTCATGATCCCCGCAACAGTTGGGAGTTCGTACGCTTTTATGCTGCCCGTGTCGACGCCACCAAACTCTATCGCCTTTGCATCCGGTCACCTCATGGTCAAAGACATG GTCAAAACTGGCTTTGTCATGAACATCCTGGGTCTGCTCTCAGTCACTCTAGCCATTAACACATGGGGCCTAGCCATGTTTAACCTGGACACGTACCCCGACTGGGCTCGCCCTCTCAATCGGTCTGCTTCCCACGCATCAAACTCTACTCTTTGA
- the slc13a3 gene encoding solute carrier family 13 member 3 isoform X2: MATFWCTEALPLAVTAMLPICLFPTLGIIPSQRLCPQYFLETNFLFLSGLVLASSIEEWGLHRRIALKVLTIAGVKPAWLILGMMTTSSFLSMWLSNTATTAMMLPIADAILESLFGDLESLKEKCKSTEDGDSEVINGQPTQMHSLPSVASEKQILSLEGMGAAEHADLRTAKEIRSESEDQMRLWKGFLVCIPYAASIGGTATLTGTAPNLILIGQLRNNFPECDVINFGSWFAFAFPLMLIFLLLGWIWIAFLHGGLNTRSCFKKCEQRTEEEAEAQALIEEDYRKLGPLNFAEGAISFFFVLYAVLLFTRDPKFVTGWSVFFKKGYVSDAVTGVIIVSILFFFPSQKPSLSWWADPKASNSPYVPLLSWKKAQEAVPWNIILLLGGGFAMAQACEDSGLASWIGGHLQPLSKVPPAAAMMLITAFVACFTEFASNTATIIIFLPVIAELASHVSVNPLYFMIPATVGSSYAFMLPVSTPPNSIAFASGHLMVKDMVKTGFVMNILGLLSVTLAINTWGLAMFNLDTYPDWARPLNRSASHASNSTL; encoded by the exons ATGGCCACGTTTTGGTGCACAGAGGCCCTCCCTCTGGCCGTCACCGCAATGCTCCCCATCTGCCTTTTCCCAACGCTGGGGATCATTCCATCCCAAAGACTCTGTCCTCAGTACTTTCTGGAAACCAACTTTCTCTTCTTAAGCGGCCTGGTGTTGGCGTCGTCCATTGAGGAGTGGGGCCTCCATCGCAGAATAGCATTGAAGGTCCTCACCATCGCCGGCGTCAAACCAGCCTG GCTCATATTGGGCATGATGACGACCTCGTCCTTCCTGTCCATGTGGCTCAGCAACACGGCCACGACAGCCATGATGCTCCCCATCGCCGACGCCATCCTGGAGAGTCTCTTCGGTGATCTGGAGAGCCTCAAAGAAAAATGCAAGTCAACTGAGGACGGTGACAGCGAAGTCATCAATG GTCAGCCTACTCAGATGCATTCGCTGCCTTCGGTGGCCTCAGAGAAACAAATATTATCACTTGAGGG GATGGGCGCAGCAGAACACGCTGACCTGAGGACAGCCAAGGAGATCCGATCCGAGTCGGAGGATCAGATGAGATTGTGGAAAGGGTTCCTTGTCTGTATTCCTTACGCGGCCAGCATTGGAGGAACCGCCACACTGACCGGAACCGCACCAAACCTTATCCTCATTGGACAGCTCAGAAA caatTTCCCGGAGTGTGATGTGATCAATTTTGGCTCTTGGTTTGCATTTGCGTTCCCGCTCATGCTCATCTTCCTTCTTTTGGGATGGATATGGATCGCGTTCCTCCACGGAGGGTTGAACACACG CTCGTGCTTCAAGAAATGTGAGCAAAGAACAGAGGAAGAGGCCGAAGCTCAGGCTCTCATTGAAGAGGATTACAGAAAACTTGGGCCCTTAAA TTTTGCAGAGGGAGCCAtctctttcttctttgtattgtatGCAGTTCTCTTGTTCACAAGGGATCCGAAATTTGTCACAGGCTGGTCTGTGTTTTTCAAGAAGGG TTACGTGTCAGACGCAGTCACCGGTGTGATCATTGTGTCCatattatttttcttccccTCACAGAAACCTTCTCTTAGCTGGTGGGCGGACCCTAAAG CTTCAAATTCTCCGTACGTGCCTCTGCTATCATGGAAGAAAGCCCAGGAGGCGGTCCCTTGGAATATCATTTTGTTGCTCGGAGGCGGCTTTGCCATGGCTCAAGCTTGCGAG GATTCTGGCCTCGCCTCCTGGATCGGAGGCCACCTACAGCCTTTGTCCAAGGTCCCGCCTGCTGCGGCCATGATGTTGATCACAGCCTTTGTGGCCTGTTTCACAGAGTTCGCCAGCAACACCGCCACCATTATCATATTTTTACCAGTTATTGCTGAACTG GCGTCTCATGTGTCCGTGAATCCTTTGTACTTCATGATCCCCGCAACAGTTGGGAGTTCGTACGCTTTTATGCTGCCCGTGTCGACGCCACCAAACTCTATCGCCTTTGCATCCGGTCACCTCATGGTCAAAGACATG GTCAAAACTGGCTTTGTCATGAACATCCTGGGTCTGCTCTCAGTCACTCTAGCCATTAACACATGGGGCCTAGCCATGTTTAACCTGGACACGTACCCCGACTGGGCTCGCCCTCTCAATCGGTCTGCTTCCCACGCATCAAACTCTACTCTTTGA